In Pirellulales bacterium, a single window of DNA contains:
- a CDS encoding autorepressor SdpR family transcription factor, whose amino-acid sequence MSNDIFKALADPTRREILRLLGQGEQSAGELAERFDMTKPSMSHHFSVLKQADLIRSRRDGQQIFYSLNTTVLEDVLTWLWDVFGRDGEPAKRSKSS is encoded by the coding sequence GTGAGCAACGACATCTTCAAAGCGCTGGCCGACCCCACGCGTCGCGAGATTCTGCGTTTGCTTGGGCAGGGAGAGCAGAGCGCGGGCGAACTCGCCGAGCGGTTCGATATGACCAAGCCCTCGATGTCGCACCATTTTTCGGTGCTCAAACAGGCCGACCTGATTCGCAGCCGGCGCGACGGCCAGCAGATTTTCTACTCGCTCAATACGACCGTGCTTGAGGACGTGCTCACTTGGTTGTGGGACGTTTTCGGCCGTGACGGCGAGCCAGCAAAACGGAGTAAATCGTCATGA
- a CDS encoding DUF1648 domain-containing protein: MTRIYLWFSIGLTLAAWAAALIAYPSLPQQVPTHWNIRGQVDGYGDKSWATFLTPAVMLGLLVLFRLLPWLSPRPFTLDTFRGTYEFVVVLVMALMAYIQALMLWAAYAGPIDVGRALVGGLCLFFALIGNVLGKVRRNFFVGVRTPWTLASERVWIDTHRLAARLFVVAGLAGFVLCLALGGPVAFAGTLALIMIAAFAPALYSLVHYKRLERQGLV; the protein is encoded by the coding sequence ATGACGCGCATCTATTTGTGGTTCTCCATCGGGCTGACGTTGGCCGCCTGGGCTGCCGCGTTGATTGCCTATCCCTCGCTCCCCCAGCAGGTGCCCACGCACTGGAACATCCGCGGCCAGGTCGATGGCTACGGCGACAAGAGTTGGGCGACGTTTCTCACGCCGGCGGTCATGTTGGGCCTGTTGGTACTATTCCGGCTTCTTCCCTGGCTGTCGCCCAGGCCGTTCACGCTCGATACCTTCCGCGGCACCTATGAATTTGTCGTCGTGCTGGTCATGGCGCTGATGGCCTACATCCAGGCCTTGATGCTGTGGGCAGCCTATGCGGGACCGATCGACGTGGGCCGAGCGCTCGTCGGCGGTTTGTGCCTTTTCTTCGCGCTGATTGGCAATGTGCTCGGCAAGGTGCGGCGGAACTTTTTTGTCGGCGTGCGGACTCCCTGGACCTTGGCCAGCGAGCGAGTGTGGATCGACACCCATCGTCTGGCTGCCCGGTTGTTCGTCGTCGCCGGGCTGGCAGGTTTCGTGCTTTGTTTGGCGCTCGGTGGCCCCGTGGCGTTCGCGGGCACGTTAGCGCTCATTATGATTGCGGCTTTTGCACCCGCCCTTTATTCACTGGTCCATTACAAACGGCTCGAGCGGCAAGGGCTCGTGTAA
- a CDS encoding UdgX family uracil-DNA binding protein (This protein belongs to the uracil DNA glycosylase superfamily, members of which act in excision repair of DNA. However, it belongs more specifically to UdgX branch, whose founding member was found to bind uracil in DNA (where it does not belong), without cleaving it, appears to promote DNA repair by a pathway involving RecA, rather than base excision.) — protein sequence MTARPIATRSAADFLPASKTLAALARAAHDCQGCELYRNATQTVFGQGSAHAKIVFVGEQPGDREDIEGHPFVGPAGRLLDEGLIAAGVDRGAVYVTNAVKHFKWTPRGKRRLHSKPNSREIAACRPWLSAEFEAIEPQGIVCLGATAAQALLGRAFRITKQRGELLPSELASWIMATYHPSAVLRAPDEARRHQMRDELFADLKAAAKALAVPMR from the coding sequence ATGACCGCACGACCAATCGCGACCCGTTCCGCGGCGGATTTTCTGCCGGCGAGCAAAACGTTGGCGGCACTGGCCCGTGCGGCGCACGATTGCCAGGGTTGCGAGTTGTATCGCAACGCCACGCAAACCGTTTTTGGCCAAGGTTCGGCGCACGCCAAAATTGTGTTCGTTGGCGAGCAGCCGGGCGACCGCGAGGACATCGAGGGGCACCCGTTTGTCGGGCCGGCGGGGCGACTGCTCGACGAAGGACTGATCGCGGCGGGCGTCGATCGGGGCGCGGTCTATGTGACCAATGCCGTCAAGCACTTCAAGTGGACGCCTCGCGGCAAGCGACGGCTGCACTCCAAGCCCAACTCGCGCGAAATCGCGGCGTGCCGGCCGTGGCTATCGGCCGAGTTCGAAGCGATTGAGCCGCAGGGTATCGTCTGCCTGGGCGCGACGGCGGCGCAAGCACTGTTGGGTCGGGCCTTCCGCATCACCAAACAACGAGGCGAGCTGTTGCCCAGCGAGCTGGCCAGTTGGATCATGGCCACCTATCATCCCTCGGCGGTGCTGAGGGCACCGGACGAAGCGCGCCGGCACCAGATGCGCGATGAACTGTTTGCCGACCTGAAGGCGGCAGCAAAGGCCCTGGCAGTACCGATGCGGTAG
- a CDS encoding tetratricopeptide repeat protein, translating to MSGDKEKGRSQSEGKPARGRQGEPNKGGEANDRKGGQPGATSVNTNDPAVSSPAELRVPPEQVVSYQTSHLPPLPPDDRVESGGDVVREQGSQQKKGDRGQKKQDGEQDKKDDDSKQDDNDKQGKGQSKQEVQGHKDRNGKDDRPRGRNQDDQRDDDRRRRTKKRNHQQAGSQLNWKTLIMTAILALVCGVGGAWGYSAFFGSSKSDKQDKSSDKSDKGDKGDKGGKSGGKSGGDKSKSSGGNEGGASASEIPGFNSAKDADTFKKELEHLAHRLDLLGGRIDQLTTNEDKTPPVVHTLQRKMTDLEREVDEVARLPSKFSRLEQTVADLKEEFKMLNERVSGSEMPIASDLAPSASESSDADLSAADADPADEATLKLAAGLLREGHYSQSYEVLRRLQRERPNDARVWYLSALAYGLSSGKWEGKTKQLAEQGVACEQAGHPSPSKIDRALSDLSSAFGKDWIASQRRQVKTR from the coding sequence ATGTCAGGCGACAAGGAGAAAGGACGATCGCAGTCGGAAGGGAAGCCGGCGCGCGGACGGCAAGGAGAGCCGAACAAAGGTGGAGAAGCGAATGACCGCAAAGGCGGCCAACCCGGCGCTACGTCGGTGAACACCAATGATCCCGCGGTCAGTTCGCCGGCCGAGCTGCGCGTGCCTCCGGAGCAGGTGGTGAGCTACCAGACCTCGCACCTCCCGCCGCTACCGCCCGACGATCGCGTCGAGAGCGGCGGCGACGTTGTCAGAGAACAAGGCAGTCAGCAGAAAAAGGGTGACCGGGGGCAAAAGAAGCAGGACGGCGAACAGGACAAGAAAGACGACGACTCGAAACAGGACGACAACGACAAACAAGGCAAAGGCCAGAGCAAGCAAGAAGTGCAGGGCCACAAAGATCGAAACGGAAAAGACGATCGCCCGCGCGGCCGCAATCAGGACGACCAGCGAGACGACGACCGGCGGCGGCGTACGAAGAAAAGGAATCACCAACAGGCCGGTAGCCAGCTCAACTGGAAGACGCTGATCATGACTGCCATATTGGCACTCGTCTGCGGCGTGGGCGGCGCCTGGGGATACTCTGCCTTTTTCGGTTCCTCGAAATCCGATAAGCAGGACAAATCGTCCGACAAAAGCGACAAGGGAGACAAGGGAGACAAGGGTGGCAAGAGCGGTGGCAAATCGGGCGGCGACAAGAGTAAGAGCTCCGGCGGCAACGAAGGTGGAGCTTCCGCATCGGAGATCCCCGGTTTCAATTCGGCCAAAGACGCCGACACGTTCAAGAAAGAGCTGGAGCACCTTGCGCATCGGCTCGACCTGCTTGGAGGCCGCATCGACCAACTGACCACGAACGAAGATAAGACGCCGCCCGTGGTACACACGCTGCAAAGAAAAATGACCGACCTGGAGCGCGAGGTCGACGAGGTGGCCAGGTTGCCCTCCAAGTTCAGTCGGCTCGAGCAGACGGTGGCGGACCTGAAAGAAGAGTTCAAGATGCTCAACGAGCGTGTGTCGGGCAGCGAGATGCCCATTGCCAGCGATCTGGCGCCGTCGGCTTCCGAATCCAGCGATGCCGATCTGAGTGCGGCCGATGCCGATCCGGCCGACGAGGCCACGTTGAAACTCGCCGCCGGGCTGTTGCGCGAAGGCCACTATTCGCAGTCTTACGAGGTGCTTCGCCGCTTGCAGCGCGAGCGGCCGAACGACGCGCGGGTCTGGTACTTGTCGGCGCTGGCCTACGGCCTTTCGTCGGGCAAATGGGAGGGCAAGACCAAGCAGCTTGCCGAGCAAGGCGTGGCCTGCGAACAAGCGGGACATCCCTCGCCCTCCAAAATCGATCGGGCCCTGTCCGACCTGAGCTCGGCCTTTGGCAAAGATTGGATTGCCAGCCAGCGCCGGCAGGTGAAGACCCGCTAA